CAATGGCGTgtttggagaaaaaggaggacGGAGATAACACAGGGCGGGGGGAGTCTGGAAGACGAAAGACCAGaagaaaaagcataaaaaagaGATCTTTCGATTTGCCGGACAGCAATCACGGAGCAGTACTCGGACCCAACACCCACGTTGTCCTCCCTCGTTGTTCatgagagagaaagcgagagagagagagagaagtacgATAAATAGCTGTGGGTGGATGAATGAGAAACCCGCCatctttgctctctctctcgattgaCTCAGCAGTCCTCAATCTCGCCCACTTCTCCGATCTCTCCCCGCTCCCCGATCACGTCCTCCTCGATCTGTTCCTAGTAAgctctctctgcctctctctgTGTGCATCTCTATAtgggttttctttgttttgttctgtTTTTGTGTCTACGAGCGGAACCTCGGAGTTTGAGCCGGCCTCGACTTTTGTTTGGGCTTAGAAATGGTGGGCAGTTGATGTGTTTCGGGGATGTGGTTGAATCGTTGTGAACGGGAACTGCTGCGTAGATTCGGATCTTGATCTCGTTAGGCATTTACTTCCGTTCGATTGGCGAAAGTGCCTCTAAGGGGTTTGTGGAAATTGATTGTGTGGAAAGCTGCTGTTTGTTGGGTTCGCGCATATGAGAGATCTGATAAAGATAGGAGAGCTTGTGACACTGACTGAAGTTTTGTGTCATAGCGGTAGATGATTTCGTGGGTATGTCCAGAGTGCAAAATGTTACGCAGCTTGTGTGTCATGTTGACCCATATGTGATTGGGGAGCTTTTTGATTTGTTTGTGCTGTGACTAGAGCTTCAAATTTGGGACAGTTTCTTGTATCTCGGATAGTTGTTCAATTCATGCCTTCTATGCACGCAGTTTCCGCTAGCATTATTCTGGATGGGTTATCTCTTTGATATGCTGGTGCATGCGTTTGGTCGAGTTTGCATCTTTTGTTATGTGACTGATGTTTTCCTATTTGCGGAGATGTGCAGTCCGTGACTTGCTCGGCCATTATTGTCTATCCATCCTTTAGTCACTCTGAAGCTGCATAAGTGTGTAACCTTCTGCTTTGATTCCTGATTTTCTGGTCAATAAGAAATATCTGCTGAAAAACAGAGAGCAAATACGTTATTGGTTTgctgcatcatcatcatcatgattACTTCCTGATACTGCgatatttttgaatttaattgacTTGCCACCAGTTCCCTGAGGTGATCACTTTCCTGAACCATTgagttttcttttcccattttgcaATGCAACTTATCTACATGCACTGTAAGGAATATTATCTGCATATGTTGGGTACTGTGCATAATACTTGGTCAAGTAAAGCTACTTGTTTTCACAACCTATAGAGGACATTGAGAGCTGGAAAGCTGACTGAGAGGGTCCTGAAGCTTTTCTTGGCAACAGGAAAAGATGAGGTTCTTGCATTCATCGAGGCCCTAAATATTCATCCTGTCCTTGTTCCTGTCCTTCCTACCAGTGAGTTCCACTTGCCTTTTGAGCCTCACTCCTGACCATATATATTCTTGTTTGATTGATGTTATGAGGTTCTCATGTTTCAGGGTGCTCagaaaaattttgatattgggtGGAAGTTTATGAACTCTCGTGAAGACCCATAAGCAGCTGGTTTTGAGGTCTGAAAGTTTTGCTCATTGATTACTTGACTTGGTTTTGGCAGCATGGCTCAAGCAAGCGTTAAGGAAAACGAGGTTGATATTGTGATTGGAGCGATCCATCCTGACCTCACATCCTTTATGAATGAATGGAGATCCGTTTTCTCCCGATTCCACCTGATAATTGTCAAAGACCCTGATCTTAAAGAGGAACTTAAAATACCTGATGGCTTTGATGTTGACGTCTACACGAAGTCGGACATAGACCGGGTTGTTGGttcctcttcttcaatttcattttccgGATACTCATGCCGCTATTTTGGTTTCCTTGTGTCTAGAAAGAAGTATGTTATATCGATTGATGATGACTGCGTACCAGCTCAGGATAGTACTGGTAATTTTGTGGATGCTGTGGCACAGCACATATTCAATCTTACCACCCCAGCCacgcctttcttctttaacacACTCTACGATCCTTATCGCAAGGGTGCAGACTTCGTGCGTGGCTATCCATTCAGCTTGCGGAGTGGCGTAGCTTGTGCTTTGTCATGTGGACTTTGGCTCAATTTAGCAGACTATGATGCCCCCACACAAGCTCTTAAACCAGGGGAGCGAAATGCTCGATATGTCGATGCCGTTTTGACCATTCCAACAAGGGCTATGATGCCAATGAGTGGAATTAACATAGCCTTTGATCGCGAGGCGGTAGGTCCAGCCTTGTTCCCTGCTCTGAGGCTGGCTGCTGAAGGGAAATTTCGATGGGAAACCATAGAGGACATATGGTGTGGAATGTGTGTTAAGGTTGTGTGCGATCACTTGTGTTTGGGCGTGAAAAGTGGGCTGCCTTATGTTTGGAGGAAGGACAGGGGAGATGCTGTAGAGAGTTTGAAGAAAGAGTGGGAAGGCGTGAAGCTAATGGAACATTTGGTGCCTTTCTTTCAGTCGGTGAGACTTCCCCGAACTGCAACTACAGCCGAGGATTGTGTGGTCGAAATGGCAGGGACTGTGAAGCAGCAGCTTGGACCAACAGATCCTGTGTTTACCCGTGCTGCTGAAGCCATGGTCGAGTGGATCAGGATTTGGAAGGCCGTTGGGTTGGGCTCCCCGGGAAAGTAGAAGTCCTTAGAGTAATGGCTAcattttctcataattttttttctgttcactCGAGCACATCTCGAAAATTTTATGGTCCATTCTGACTTGTTACCCCCAGTCAAGTACTTAGATTTGTGCATTTGGAATAAATTATGTGTTGTTTTTGTGATTATGGAGTTTTATCAGTGGACTCCACAAATTGTTGTTGATTTGATAATCCAGTGTTGTCAATGACCACAATGGCTGATGCTACTGAGACTTGCCCATTTCAACTGATAAAGGTTAGATGAGGAGCATGGCTACCCCTTCTGAGATGCTCAACTTGGAAAACACAGGAAATTTACTATTACTGTTTCTTTCTTGTTCAATTTCTAACATGATCATAGCAGATGTTGTCTGGTGTCAGGACCAGTATGCTAAAGCAAGCCTTTCCCCTGTACTTTAAAAATTACAACCAAGCAACACTTTTTTAGACATCTTCACTTGATGTATGCTTGACGTAGTCAACATCTTCGAAGTGAAGCCATCCTCTTGGATTCCTAAACCTGCGTAGAACTGGATCACATGGATAAGCAAGTTGCTTGCTGCATCTCTATATTTCTTGAGAAAATGCTTGTTGTGATCAGACTCTGGTGTTCTGGTGGAGATACATTAGTTTGTTCGACCTACAACGACACGAGTTCCTCGCAATATATCGGTATTTAAACTCGAGTTAGCTCGCCATTGAAAGAGGATTCCCACGTTTAAGATAAGTTCATTCTTGAAGTTTCAACATCTCATGTGCTTGGACTGCAATCCAAATTCTCAATCTCATTGGTACTTCAATGAAACCAAATGAAATTTAACAGTATTGAAAAGCATTCAATCACTTGTTTATGGCTGGCAACATTTGGTCTCCAGCAGCATTCTCTCATTCTTTGCCTGACTTCTCTGTTCCCAGATCAGTCTCCACTTATCATTCGTCTTCGAATCTTTGCTTCTTAGTGGGTTCAGTgagtttcatggaaaatatgacatctgaaaagaaaaattcagatAAATGATAATACTTTTCGTTGTTTGGCTAGAATCGAAGAACggattgaaatttatttttcattttttggggaaagaaaacttgattaatttttctaaagagACATGAAGTATTCGTGTGATATGAGCAACAACGAGCCACTTGGGAACCGGGCATGAGAGCCTGGCCTCGAGGGACCTAGGTTCAGCCTTTGTGGAATTTGGCCTGGCTACCCAGAAAGCATAGGAGCCGTGTATCCAGGCATGGCTCGGTGGGGACCTGGGGTCCTCGGCATGGCTGCGAGGACTCAGGCATGGGCACAGGCAACTTGCTTCCAAGAGTCGAGTACTCAGGCACTACCGTCCGGGACCTAGATATGGGCATTAAGGTTTTGGGCCCGGCTTCGAGGGACTTGGATATGCGAGGAAATGGGCTCGGCCTCGATGGACCCGGGCATCAACATTGAGATCCCAAACCTAGCCTCTAGGGAAACAGGCTCGGCCTCGATGGACCCAAGGCTATGTACCAAACTGGAGTCCCAAGCCTAGTGTCGAGAGGCTCAAGCTCAGCCTCTGTGAACCCAACCTCGAGCGTCAACGATTTGAGTGCAAGAGCCGAATGCCCGGGCCCGATCTCAATCAATTTGGGTTCAAGTGCTAATGACTTGGGCGTAGGAGTCGAGTATGTGGGAATGGCTGCCGAAGACCTGGGCACGAATATTGAGGTCCCAAGCTTGGCCTTTGTCGATCTAGGCATGACTTCGATGGACCTGGGCCTTGCCTCTGTAGACCTGGGTTTGAGCGCCAATGACTTGGGTGTGGGAACCGAACATCCGAGCATGAGCTCACACTATGTGGACCAGGCCTTGGTGCTGGGGTCTACGACCCGACCTCTGGGGGCTAGGCCTAGCCTTTGTGAACACGGGCATGGCAACCAAGAAGTAGATTCCGAGCTTGGAAGCAGCGTACTTGGGGATGGATGCTAGGGACTTGGGCACAGGCACTAGGGTCCTATTGATGCCCATCGAGGACCCGGGCACGAGCGCTAGTGTCCCAGGGTTGGCCTCTAAGGACCGGTTCTGACCTCTATGGACACGGCCTCTAGGACCTAGGCCCAACTACAAAGGACCCGAATACGAGCATTGGGTTCCCATGCCCAAGCGCAAACGTCTCTATTCCAAACCCAATATCCAGTTGTATCATAGAAAACGATTTCTGATCTTCTAAACacgaaattattttcctcaatttaagCATGGATTTTCCTCGACTATTTAAAGAATTTCCATCAACTCATCTTTCTAAGCcatcaaaataccaaaaaaaaaaaaaaatgaaaaaaaaaaattttcaacaagaaattttcgtgaaataaacagaACCTGATTTCTTAACTGTCGTGTGTCCCACTAATTaagatttctttcttctccaccTTCATATAACGAAGAAAGCACTGTTGGATTAACATGATTTTATTTGtcttctgttttgttttttctcctcATACTGTTTGCTACCTGATCATACATTGCGAGATCAACATGCTCTGATCTGATCCCAAGTAATCTATCTATACGTGGAGGAGTGAAATTTCAGAGTCTTAACTGCATGTCTGCATGTCCTGAATCGCAGGGGTCCAGTTTTTGATCCAAAAGAACGGTCTTTGTATGGCGATAATCATCAACCATTCGCCTGCGGAAAGCGCGCTCCTTCCTGGTGAATGAAAAGATCCAAAGCAATATATGTAACGACCCCAAATCTCCAGTTAGCTTATCCTAAGAAATAAATATGTATGACTATTGATTAATTAGAAATTGGCGACGAGTTGATATGGCAACGCATCATGCCTAAACTTAGTCCCCGATAAAACAAAGTACCTAAGAAATTGGGACCGGACAAAGACAATGGAAATCCCTGGACACATAGAGGGTCACGTGGCCTAGAGAGGGATAGGTGTCATCCTAGCGGAATGACATGTGTCTGGTGGGTGGACACATGGCGAGTCACGTGTCGGAACGTGGCATAGGAGGTGCCACGTGTCACCATGTGGCCCCCCAGGAGCTAACTCGACTTCTTTTCGTATAAATACGCCCCTGACGTCAATTCATTTTGTTATTCCTTCATTAGAACaaccctctcttcctctctaaACTTCCTTAGCTGCGCCGCCATTGTGCCGACGCCTCGCCGTCACGCCAAAACCATGAGTGTCAAGGTCGGCTCAAGGAGTGTGGCGCCAATCCGCAGTAGCCAAGGCGAATCCAAGATTGTTCGTGCGTCATTTCGACATCATTTTCTCTAATAACAATCGAGCATATTAGAATGCCGGATCCGTCGACTCCTATGCGGCAACGCCTTTATGGTGAACCCTTGTGGATAAGTCGATCTACAAAAGAAATTACCGAAGTCCAATCCAATAGGTCGGTATGAATTCACTACAAGGTTATTCGCTCTAAAGTTTATGTGGAGGAAGGACCACTCGTTGGTTTAGTCGCGTTCGAGTTCAAGGCTGTGTATTGTCGTGTGGCCGGGCCGGGTGGATTAGCCCTGTTGCACCTCATCTGCTCGATTTGGATTAAAGTTTTTCACCCAAACTCTCCGTCTGATCTTCCCAATTTCTCGGGTACTTTGTTCTATTGGGACTAAGTTTATGCATGATGCATTGCCCTGTCAACTCGTCGCCAATTTCTAATTAATCAATACTCGTACATAGTTTTTTCTTAGGATAAGCTAATCGGAGGTTTGGGGCTATTACAATCTCTCTGTCTTACGCTTCTTTTATAGAGCACGTCCGATCTCTTCCGCAGTTCTCTATCCTAAGAGACGAGAAAAATTCACTCGGAAAACGTAAGCAAACGAGAGGGTAGGAAAAAGATGGCGAGCTCAAAGCATAAGCACGGTAGCTTCACTCTCCAAGTTGGGAAATTCTGCGGGAACAAGTCTCGCCCGGAAAGCCAATGCGGTTTTTCTGCCCGCCGGCTAAAGGTCCACTCAAGTAAGCCTGTTAATGCCGATGAATAATCAGCTATCATAATTTTCTGTTTGCAAAGAGAGATGGAATGGAAGTCCAAAATCCTTAACTTTGAAAACTATCTAGTACAATCTTAATAGGAACCTGTTTTGAACCGTACACAAACGTGCAAAAACCGACTTGTTCCACTTCCTAGAAAATAGCTAACAAACTAACTACCtaacaaatcaaacttgacTGCAAAACAGAAAAGACTAAAACGACAAGAAAAACAACAGCATCACCGGGACACATCTCCTACAAACTCCTCCTTGGATCGTTCTTGCTTGTAAACTCCAATTTTCTCTCTTAACAGCTCAAATCTTTCAACCTAAAGTGGCTTTGTGAACATGTCTGCAAGCCGATCTTCTGATTTGCAATAAACCAACTTAACTTCACCACTTTGTTGCACTTCACGCAGAAAGAAGAATTTGATCTTAAAATGCTTAGTTTTGCCATGGAAAACTGGATTATGTGATATTGTTAAAGCAGCCTGATTGTCCACATAAACTTCAATGCAATCACCAGAACTCAACCACAattccttcattatcttcttcagCCACAAAACTTGATTTGTAGCTGCAGTAGCTGCTATAAACTCAACCTCTACGGTGGATCGAGCTACAATCTCCTGCTTTTTGGAACACCGGGAGAAACAAGCAGAACCAAGAGTGAAGCAGTACCCAAATGTACTCTTCATGTCATCTACCGAGCCCGCCCAGTCACTATAAAAAAAACCCCGCAACTTAAACTTCTGGCCTTTCCTAAACTTCACACCAAAGAATAATGTTCCTTTGATGTATCTCAAGACCCTTTTTGCAGCGACCAAATGTAACTAACTATGACTACTCATGAACCTGGATAAAACACTCACAGCAAATAGAATATATGGTCTAGTTGCTGTGAGATACATGAGACATCTAATCAAGCTTCTATACATTGAAGCATCTACCACTTCTGTTCCATCATTCTTTTGTAGCTTCTCCTTAGCAGCCATAGGAGTGCCGACACTTCTACAATCTTCCATCCGaaacttcttcaaaatttccttCATGTATTTCTTTTGGTAGATGAAAATCTCATGTGAAGTTTGTTTGATTTCCGGACCTAGGAAACAAGCCATCTTTCCCAAGTCTGACATCTCAAAAGTTGCAAACGGACCTTGCTTCACCCTCTTTATCGGTTCCACATCATTCCCTATCACCAACAAATCATCTACATAGAGTGACAGAATTACAACGTTGTGATTCACCTTCTTGACATAAAGAGTGAACTCACTCAAGCTTCTTACAAAGCCAAAATTCTGCAAATATCTGTCTATCTTTCCataccaagctcttggagccTCGCTTCATCCATACAAAGCTTTCCTCAATCTGTATACATTCTCTTCTTGCCCTTTGGCATTGAAGCCTTCAGG
The genomic region above belongs to Rhodamnia argentea isolate NSW1041297 chromosome 6, ASM2092103v1, whole genome shotgun sequence and contains:
- the LOC115748387 gene encoding probable UDP-arabinopyranose mutase 5 isoform X2; amino-acid sequence: MRNPPSLLSLSIDSAVLNLAHFSDLSPLPDHVLLDLFLRTLRAGKLTERVLKLFLATGKDEVLAFIEALNIHPVLVPVLPTTSVKENEVDIVIGAIHPDLTSFMNEWRSVFSRFHLIIVKDPDLKEELKIPDGFDVDVYTKSDIDRVVGSSSSISFSGYSCRYFGFLVSRKKYVISIDDDCVPAQDSTGNFVDAVAQHIFNLTTPATPFFFNTLYDPYRKGADFVRGYPFSLRSGVACALSCGLWLNLADYDAPTQALKPGERNARYVDAVLTIPTRAMMPMSGINIAFDREAVGPALFPALRLAAEGKFRWETIEDIWCGMCVKVVCDHLCLGVKSGLPYVWRKDRGDAVESLKKEWEGVKLMEHLVPFFQSVRLPRTATTAEDCVVEMAGTVKQQLGPTDPVFTRAAEAMVEWIRIWKAVGLGSPGK
- the LOC115748387 gene encoding probable UDP-arabinopyranose mutase 5 isoform X1, with translation MAQASVKENEVDIVIGAIHPDLTSFMNEWRSVFSRFHLIIVKDPDLKEELKIPDGFDVDVYTKSDIDRVVGSSSSISFSGYSCRYFGFLVSRKKYVISIDDDCVPAQDSTGNFVDAVAQHIFNLTTPATPFFFNTLYDPYRKGADFVRGYPFSLRSGVACALSCGLWLNLADYDAPTQALKPGERNARYVDAVLTIPTRAMMPMSGINIAFDREAVGPALFPALRLAAEGKFRWETIEDIWCGMCVKVVCDHLCLGVKSGLPYVWRKDRGDAVESLKKEWEGVKLMEHLVPFFQSVRLPRTATTAEDCVVEMAGTVKQQLGPTDPVFTRAAEAMVEWIRIWKAVGLGSPGK